In the Ignavibacteriales bacterium genome, one interval contains:
- a CDS encoding NAD(P)-dependent oxidoreductase, giving the protein MAKILLTGGRGFIGTNLTNELRARGHDVWTCDILQGEDPQHLKADTGVYQQVDSVFRSHKFDYVYHLAAEYGRWNGEDHYENLWRTNVIGTKNMLRLQEQHRFKMIFFSSAEVYGDYDELMSEDVMERVPIKQMNDYAISKWTGELQCLNHAAMFGVDVVRVRPVGCYGPHEYYSRYRGVIPIIVYHCLMNKKFTVYKGHKRIFDYVEDTCRTFANIVDNFIPGEVYNIGSREDWVISIEELAAIIIKETGASPSLAEYKGEEGFTTRVKIVDYSKSRRDLKHDPKIDIHEGVCRYVAWMKKVYSK; this is encoded by the coding sequence ATGGCAAAAATACTTCTCACAGGCGGAAGAGGATTTATTGGTACGAATTTGACAAATGAATTACGTGCAAGAGGTCATGACGTGTGGACGTGTGACATTTTACAGGGGGAAGATCCTCAACATTTGAAGGCGGATACCGGTGTCTATCAGCAGGTCGATAGTGTTTTTCGATCGCATAAGTTTGATTACGTGTACCATCTTGCCGCAGAATATGGCCGCTGGAACGGTGAAGATCATTACGAAAACCTCTGGCGCACAAATGTTATCGGCACAAAAAATATGTTGCGTCTTCAGGAGCAGCATCGTTTTAAAATGATTTTCTTTTCCAGCGCCGAGGTCTATGGTGACTACGATGAATTAATGTCCGAAGATGTTATGGAACGTGTACCAATAAAGCAAATGAACGACTACGCAATATCGAAGTGGACGGGGGAATTACAATGTTTAAACCATGCAGCAATGTTCGGTGTTGATGTGGTGCGGGTGCGGCCAGTCGGATGTTACGGCCCTCATGAATATTACAGCCGTTATAGGGGTGTAATACCTATTATTGTGTATCACTGTTTAATGAATAAAAAATTCACAGTATATAAGGGACATAAAAGGATTTTTGATTATGTCGAAGACACGTGCAGGACTTTTGCTAATATTGTGGATAATTTTATCCCTGGTGAAGTCTATAATATCGGGAGCAGAGAAGATTGGGTGATCAGCATTGAGGAACTGGCAGCAATCATTATCAAAGAGACCGGAGCAAGTCCTTCGCTTGCGGAATACAAGGGAGAAGAAGGTTTTACGACGCGGGTAAAAATAGTTGACTATTCAAAGTCACGGCGCGATCTAAAACATGATCCTAAAATTGATATTCACGAAGGAGTGTGCAGATACGTAGCCTGGATGAAAAAAGTCTATAGCAAATAA
- a CDS encoding glycosyltransferase family 4 protein gives MSKVLLHSLVFSPDGNSTAYLMTEMAVELKRLGHSVTVISTTPHNNVLQEMAKRQPMQKHWFGLLFSSELENIPIWHVKVPYKGNRVWMRVFDYIRFHVVSLFVALFKIEKQDIVIATSPPMTIAVVSWLLGILWSAPSVYKVAELYPDVAIRQGIVKNKTFIAFLNWLEKFIYRKNTAIVPIAEQFKRVIKKRGVPESKLRMIPDFVDTRFYSPKERRNEFSIKYNLFDDFIVLYAGNIGIVQDWETVLFVAENLREHPIRFVIIGDGSKRDWLKQQIEDKKMNNVTLLGYQSKELMPLINSCCDVSIIPMNLAGSKDGVPSKIYSIMACAKPAIALVDEDSELRWIIEQSGCGRAVPIDDQEGFANAILEAYKHRETLTHEGKKGREYVEKNYSKEAIAIKYDALIMELTHGKSVK, from the coding sequence ATGAGTAAAGTTCTTCTTCATTCTTTGGTATTCTCTCCGGATGGTAATTCCACTGCATATTTGATGACCGAGATGGCTGTCGAGCTAAAGCGGCTCGGGCATTCAGTGACGGTCATTTCTACGACACCTCACAACAACGTGTTACAAGAGATGGCAAAACGTCAGCCGATGCAGAAACATTGGTTCGGATTATTATTTTCCAGCGAACTTGAAAATATTCCGATATGGCATGTCAAAGTACCATATAAAGGTAACAGAGTATGGATGAGAGTCTTTGATTATATACGATTTCATGTGGTTTCACTCTTTGTCGCATTATTTAAAATTGAAAAACAAGACATTGTTATTGCAACTTCCCCTCCTATGACAATTGCTGTCGTATCCTGGTTATTAGGGATACTATGGAGCGCACCGTCAGTATATAAGGTGGCAGAATTATATCCGGATGTTGCTATTCGTCAAGGTATTGTGAAAAACAAAACCTTCATTGCTTTTCTCAATTGGCTCGAGAAGTTCATCTATAGAAAAAATACCGCCATAGTCCCGATCGCAGAACAATTTAAACGAGTGATCAAAAAGAGGGGGGTTCCAGAAAGTAAGTTGCGTATGATCCCTGATTTTGTTGACACCAGGTTTTATAGTCCAAAAGAAAGGAGAAACGAATTCTCGATAAAGTACAATTTGTTCGATGACTTCATCGTCCTTTATGCCGGCAATATTGGAATAGTTCAAGATTGGGAAACAGTGTTGTTCGTAGCTGAAAATCTCAGAGAACATCCCATAAGATTTGTTATAATTGGTGATGGTTCTAAACGTGATTGGCTCAAACAACAGATTGAAGATAAAAAGATGAATAATGTTACACTGCTTGGTTATCAATCGAAAGAACTCATGCCGCTAATTAATTCTTGCTGCGATGTAAGTATAATTCCGATGAACCTTGCCGGCAGCAAGGATGGCGTACCTTCTAAAATCTATTCTATCATGGCTTGTGCAAAACCGGCGATAGCGTTAGTTGATGAAGATTCAGAATTGCGGTGGATCATTGAGCAATCAGGTTGCGGCAGGGCAGTGCCTATCGATGATCAGGAGGGATTTGCGAATGCAATCTTAGAAGCCTACAAACACAGGGAGACTCTTACCCATGAAGGTAAGAAGGGCAGAGAATATGTTGAGAAGAATTATTCCAAAGAAGCTATCGCAATAAAGTATGATGCATTAATCATGGAATTAACTCATGGTAAGAGTGTTAAATGA
- a CDS encoding glycosyltransferase family 1 protein, producing MSETTKSDIHNRFEIDSGKMIVIPPIIDDMFKPVESGIAKNFREKYRLPDHYWLYVAHYYPHKNHERLFQAYAILRTRQKTTWPLVLCGMKNGADKVIAEKLHAAGIENNVMWLPKLDDSEMPTLYSAASALVFPSLYEGGGIPIMEALACGCPVVASDIPTTKEFAGNSTVICFDGENIEDMVKAMLQFANDDVLLDYKLRGLEKAKTYRKDSIIPRLLNAYKIACQGDAMNKFMG from the coding sequence ATGTCAGAGACGACAAAAAGTGATATTCACAATAGGTTTGAGATTGATTCAGGGAAAATGATTGTTATACCGCCTATCATCGATGACATGTTCAAGCCTGTTGAATCTGGGATCGCTAAGAATTTTCGTGAAAAATACAGACTTCCGGATCATTACTGGCTTTATGTAGCTCACTATTATCCACATAAGAATCATGAAAGGCTTTTTCAAGCCTATGCTATACTCCGGACGAGACAGAAAACAACTTGGCCGTTAGTTTTATGTGGAATGAAAAATGGAGCTGATAAAGTTATTGCAGAAAAATTGCATGCCGCCGGAATTGAAAATAATGTGATGTGGTTGCCCAAATTAGATGATAGTGAGATGCCAACGCTTTATTCCGCTGCTTCAGCTCTTGTATTTCCTTCGTTATACGAAGGAGGTGGAATTCCTATCATGGAAGCACTCGCATGCGGTTGCCCCGTGGTTGCCTCTGACATACCTACGACAAAAGAATTTGCGGGGAATTCAACTGTGATATGTTTCGATGGAGAAAATATCGAGGATATGGTAAAAGCCATGCTGCAATTTGCAAATGATGATGTATTGCTTGATTATAAATTACGTGGTTTAGAGAAGGCTAAAACATATCGAAAAGACAGTATCATACCTCGATTACTCAATGCATATAAAATCGCTTGCCAAGGTGATGCGATGAATAAATTCATGGGTTAA
- a CDS encoding NAD-dependent epimerase/dehydratase family protein, whose protein sequence is MEEYKKALEDKVVLITGGAGAIGTNLTRTIAGLGARMVVVFDNMSAGYEWNIPSMPNVLFVRGSVTDEVALKRVFVLKPNIVYHLAAFFANQNSVDFPQHDLMTNGLGTLLVYQYAQMCGVQRLVYASSGCSIYGSTAPLPLKEDFMSMHLTTPYQITKMLGELYANFFHHHYGLPIVKTRFFNSYGPGEVPGQYRNVIPNFIFRALSGLPLPFTGSGEETRDFTYVMDIVDALLRAAHTEKAIGQEMNIASGSEVNILSMAEHINELTGNKAGIIRAERRVWDTKKRLLASIERAKDLLGYEPKMDFETGLENTIKWFNDNWDDIRRDAEFPPGMSAAAFKVTATKSK, encoded by the coding sequence ATGGAAGAATATAAAAAAGCATTAGAAGATAAAGTAGTATTGATTACGGGAGGTGCCGGCGCGATTGGTACAAACCTCACCCGTACTATTGCGGGACTTGGCGCCCGTATGGTCGTCGTGTTTGATAATATGTCGGCAGGCTACGAATGGAATATACCCTCCATGCCAAATGTTTTGTTTGTGAGAGGATCGGTTACAGATGAAGTAGCGTTAAAACGTGTTTTTGTTTTGAAGCCAAATATTGTGTATCATTTAGCCGCTTTTTTTGCAAATCAAAATTCCGTGGACTTTCCCCAGCACGACTTGATGACGAATGGCTTAGGGACATTATTAGTATATCAGTATGCTCAGATGTGTGGTGTGCAACGATTAGTATATGCTTCATCTGGTTGTTCCATCTATGGTTCAACAGCACCGTTGCCTCTGAAAGAAGATTTTATGTCTATGCATCTCACCACTCCGTACCAGATAACGAAAATGCTGGGTGAATTGTACGCAAATTTTTTCCATCATCATTATGGGTTACCCATTGTAAAGACAAGGTTCTTTAATTCCTATGGACCTGGAGAAGTACCAGGACAATATAGAAACGTCATCCCAAATTTCATTTTTAGAGCACTATCCGGATTGCCGTTGCCCTTCACGGGGAGCGGTGAGGAAACTCGTGATTTTACATATGTCATGGACATAGTCGATGCATTATTGAGGGCTGCTCATACTGAAAAAGCAATCGGGCAAGAGATGAATATTGCGTCGGGGAGTGAAGTGAATATTTTATCAATGGCGGAACATATAAACGAATTGACTGGTAATAAAGCCGGAATCATAAGGGCAGAACGGCGTGTGTGGGACACAAAAAAAAGGTTACTTGCATCCATAGAGAGGGCAAAAGATTTGCTGGGCTATGAACCTAAGATGGATTTTGAAACGGGACTCGAAAATACAATCAAATGGTTTAACGATAATTGGGATGATATCCGGAGAGATGCTGAATTTCCTCCAGGCATGTCGGCCGCAGCCTTTAAAGTTACTGCTACAAAATCAAAATAA